One part of the Uranotaenia lowii strain MFRU-FL unplaced genomic scaffold, ASM2978415v1 HiC_scaffold_414, whole genome shotgun sequence genome encodes these proteins:
- the LOC129760087 gene encoding CD109 antigen-like, producing the protein MTTRQWNPALLSVAGALLTLCSIPILSVWAQQNNPNDVPRYNQLDPFNRQRFSPASNNIPSQQQQQQQQQQYGFSTTRNPNFPNRDNFDSNSIDNRYDPNNRDQNRDRDRNVLFQSSTPRDFSFNRFSTTPRTRPGINPSFSNRNSFLDLFNNNALVKEISYFVVASRMVRPGQIYKVSVNLLEAQHPMSVRASISRDGVEMSNEMKSVRVGIPETLLMRVPPTSVVGDYKLRVEGSYENTFGGYVFVNETKLTFSQRSMTIFVQTDKPVYMQGEMVRFRAIPITTELKGYDSAVDVYMVDPEGHIMRRWLSRQSNLGSVSLEYKLSDQPIFGEWKIRVIAQGQEEEGKFNVEEYYQTRFEVNVTMPAFFFQTDPYIYGRIMANFTNGTPVKGNLTLKATIRPTGWMNPRAINHMNRVWNTGNRRELDPNVPYYLLNTDPDLYNQQNTFTSQLNPDPQMYDQRFQSNYQDTYIYERHFNFDEEWPFWVKKPIESDAQWDSWTNTYRDTLPYLRYFNGTYRFRFPMSELAQIFPTNLASGMEVLITARVGERFYDEVIEGYAMTRIYNSSIRIGFMGGSPQVFKPSMPFTVYLIAEYHDGSPLPIDPLYPGRMEVSGTIDSRSGGGRNTFESKLLTMSEQVGVWELKIDLRNDLNLENTKQTNDFLNEIQSMRLSASYIDPSNERATTELLLLSHFSPNNHNIKVTTSTKDAKVGEYIIFHVQSNFYIKDFHYIVMSKGIVLVTGNEIMSGGVRTLSITLSAEMAPVATVVVWHIGRYGKVIADSLTFPVNGISRNNFTVFINNRKARTGEKVEVAIYGEAGSYVGLSGIDNAFYTMQAGNELTYANVINKMSYFDEQTNGTFKQRWISHEGDPDELVYYPSSSFGVDANRTFEYAGLVIFTDGVIPRRPMSCDPALNYSECLSGRCYRSDKRCDGYFDCEDGTDEADCENRNATALQDFRKYRFNRILRHYQNVWLWRDINIGPHGRYIFNLEVPQIPALWIISAFGVSSSLGFGMIKKPLEYVGVQPFFINLEMPTVCRQGEQVGIRVAVFNYQIVDIEVTVVLHSSPDYQFVHVEEDGIVRSYNPRTSFGEHQFYIYLNAQDSSNVYLPIVPTRLGEIEVTIHASTLLGAYQISRKLKVEPDGLTQHRHQSMLLDLSNRAYFFQYMHVNVTETPIIPYEIDRYYVFGSNKAHISVVGDVVGAIFPTMPVNTTSLLSLPMDSAEQNMFSFAANFYTIQYMRAIKQRNKKTEKNAFHFMNIGYQKQLSYLNEDGSFSLFRADWNQSDSSVWLTAYCARIFSEASFYEYENFIYIDPIVIQKNIHYILQHQKEDGSFWEVTWMPDRKVNHSSPDVRNEIVRSKNITLTAHVLITLSSVKDVSGRLGSSVALAEQKALRFIERNIGLIKQFGSAYEISIVSYALAKAKAPQAEHAFKILASRMRSIGDLAYWGNDDVPMPPTKLENQKYFTLPRLPYKYDALNIETTAYALLTYVSRQETITVEPIVRWLNSQRLTDGGWASSQDTGIAMKALTEYSTRNRVADVTSLTLTVEATSLPGASKILHIGQNNLAAIQGIEIPNAWGTVKVQAKGVGYAILQMHVEYSVDAQKFQTEPPVRAFDLTTRTIFHGRNQSHISYVVCQRWTNTEESIRSGMAVLDVAVPTGYIIQQQRLDSYILSKRVRNLQRARFQERKVLFYFDYLDNDPVCVNFTLERWMPVANMSRYLPIRVYDYYAPERFNETIFDSLQTYLLNICEVCGSSQCPYCSIYNGAIRNPVPVLLLLLASSFIIARHYRIVNPNSWIFWND; encoded by the exons ATGACCACCCGCCAATGGAACCCGGCATTGCTGTCGGTGGCGGGTGCTCTGCTAACGCTTTGCTCGATCCCGATACTCTCGGTTTGGGCTCAGCAAAACAATCCCAACGATGTACCGCGTTACAATCAGCTAGACCCCTTCAATCGGCAACGGTTTAGTCCAGCATCCAACAACATTCCATcccaacagcaacagcaacagcagcagcagcagtacgGGTTCTCGACTACTAGGAATCCTAACTTCCCCAACAGGGACAACTTCGACTCGAATAGCATCGACAACAGATACGATCCAAACAATCGTGATCAGAATCGGGACCGCGATAGGAACGTACTGTTTCAGTCTTCTACTCCGAGGGATTTCTCCTTCAACAGATTCTCGACGACTCCGAGAACTCGGCCCGGTATTAATCCTTCGTTCAGCAACCGAAATTCGTTCTTGGATCTATTCAACAACAATGCACTGGTGAAGGAAATCTCATATTTTGTCGTAGCATCCAGAATGGTGCGCCCAGGACAGATCTACAAAGTATCGGTGAATTTACTGGAGGCGCAGCATCCAATGTCTGTCCGGGCTAGTATTTCCCGTGATGGTGTTGAGATGAGCAATGAAATGAAATCGGTTCGCGTAGGAATCCCGGAAACGTTACTGATGAGAGTTCCACCGACTAGCGTTGTGGGTGATTACAAGCTTAGAGTCGAGGGATCATACGAGAACACCTTTGGCGGATATGTATTTGTCAATGAAACCAAGCTCACTTTCTCACAGCGATCGATGACCATATTTGTGCAAACGGATAAACCTGTCTACATGCAGGGCGAAATGGTTCGATTCAGAGCAATCCCAATTACTACGGAACTGAAAGGTTACGATAGTGCAGTGGATGTGTACATGGTAGATCCTGAGGGTCACATTATGCGGAGATGGTTGTCGCGGCAATCCAATCTGGGATCAGTGAGCTTAGAGTACAAGTTATCAGACCAACCGATCTTTGGAGAGTGGAAAATTCGCGTTATTGCTCAAGGTCAAGAAGAAGAAGGCAAATTTAACGTTGAAGAGTACTACCAAACGAGGTTTGAGGTCAACGTTACCATGCCTGCTTTCTTTTTCCAAACCGATCCATACATTTACGGAAGGATAATGGCCAACTTTACAAACGGAACTCCGGTAAAAGGTAACTTAACATTGAAAGCCACGATACGGCCAACAGGATGGATGAACCCGCGAGCTATCAACCATATGAATCGTGTATGGAACACCGGAAATAGACGTGAGCTGGACCCCAATGTACCATACTATCTGTTGAACACTGATCCCGATCTATATAATCAACAGAACACATTCACTAGCCAGTTGAACCCAGATCCACAAATGTACGATCAGCGTTTCCAGTCCAACTACCAGGACACCTACATTTACGAAAGGCATTTCAACTTTGATGAAGAATGGCCCTTCTGGGTTAAGAAACCGATAGAAAGTGATGCTCAATGGGATTCGTGGACCAACACCTATCGAGACACTCTTCCCTATCTGCGATACTTCAACGGAACTTATCGGTTCAGATTTCCAATGTCCGAGCTGGCCCAGATATTTCCAACGAATCTAGCGTCGGGAATGGAAGTTCTGATTACTGCACGTGTTGGAGAACGATTTTATGACGAAGTCATTGAGGGTTATGCCATGACTAGGATCTACAATTCTTCCATTAGGATTGGTTTTATGGGTGGATCACCACAAGTGTTCAAACCGTCGATGCCATTCACGGTGTATTTGATCGCCGAATATCACGATGGCTCGCCTCTGCCTATTGATCCGCTGTATCCGGGCCGAATGGAAGTATCGGGAACAATCGATAGTCGAAGTGGAGGTGGCAGAAATACCTTTGAATCAAAGCTGCTCACAATGTCTGAGCAGGTCGGTGTTTGGGAGCTGAAGATTGATCTCCGGAACGATCTTAATCTTGAGAATACCAAACAAACGAACGATTTCTTGAATGAGATTCAGTCGATGCGCCTATCAGCCAGTTATATCGATCCGTCTAACGAGCGTGCGACTACCGAACTACTGTTATTGTCTCACTTTTCGCCGAACAATCACAACATCAAAGTCACGACCAGTACTAAGGATGCCAAGGTCGGAGAGTACATAATATTCCATGTGCAGAGTAATTTCTACATCAAGGACTTCCACTATATCGTGATGTCCAAGGGCATTGTGCTTGTGACGGGTAACGAGATAATGTCCGGTGGAGTGCGAACGTTGTCCATTACTCTTAGCGCCGAAATGGCCCCGGTTGCAACGGTTGTCGTGTGGCACATTGGCCGTTACGGGAAGGTGATTGCCGATAGTTTGACATTCCCGGTGAATGGCATTTCAAGGAACAACTTCACGGTGTTCATCAACAATCGCAAGGCTAGAACTGGCGAAAAGGTCGAAGTGGCCATCTACGGTGAAGCAGGATCCTATGTCGGTTTATCCGGAATTGATAATGCATTTTATACTATGCAAGCTGGCAATGAGTTGACTTATGCTAATGTGATCAACAAAATGTCTTATTTCGATGAACAAACGAATGGTACGTTCAAACAGAGGTGGATTTCTCACGAAGGTGATCCGGATGAGTTGGTATATTATCCCAGTTCTTCGTTTGGAGTAGATGCAAATAGAACGTTTGAATATGCCGGGCTAGTTATATTCACGGACGGAGTAATTCCTAGACGTCCGATGTCTTGTGATCCGGCGTTGAACTACAGTGAGTGTCTGAGTGGCCGATGTTATAGAAGTGATAAGCGGTGCGATGGGTACTTTGACTGCGAGGATGGAACCGACGAGGCCGATTGTGAGAATAGGAACGCAACTGCCCTTCAGGATTTCCGAAAATATCGGTTTAATAGGATTTTGAGGCATTACCAGAACGTTTGGCTGTGGAGAGATATCAATATTGGACCACACGGAAGATACATTTTCAATTTAGAGGTACCGCAGATTCCTGCTCTTTGGATCATATCGGCATTCGGCGTGAGTTCATCGCTAGGTTTCGGAATGATAAAGAAACCATTGGAATACGTAGGAGTACAGCCGTTTTTCATTAATCTGGAAATGCCAACCGTGTGTCGGCAAGGAGAACAGGTGGGAATACGTGTAGCGGTGTTCAATTATCAAATTGTGGACATCGAGGTCACTGTAGTTTTGCACAGTTCTCCGGATTACCAATTCGTTCACGTTGAAGAGGACGGCATCGTTCGTTCGTACAATCCACGAACCTCTTTCGGAGAGCATCAATTCTATATCTACCTGAATGCTCAAGATTCTTCAAACGTATATCTACCAATTGTGCCAACGCGATTGGGTGAGATCGAAGTAACAATCCATGCATCAACGCTCTTGGGAGCATATCAGATCAGCCGAAAACTGAAGGTTGAACCAGATGGTCTAACGCAGCATCGACATCAATCGATGTTGTTAGATTTGAGTAACCGTGCTTACTTCTTCCAATATATGCACGTAAATGTAACGGAAACTCCGATCATTCCCTATGAAATCGATCGTTACTACGTATTCGGATCCAACAAGGCTCACATATCGGTCGTAGGAGATGTTGTGGGTGCTATCTTCCCAACGATGCCCGTCAATACGACCTCGCTTCTGTCACTTCCGATGGATTCGGCAGAACAGAACATGTTCAGTTTCGCAGCCAATTTTTATACCATCCAGTACATGAGAGCTATCAAACAAaggaacaaaaagacggagaaAAATGCTTTCCACTTTATGAACATTGGATACCAAAAACAGCTAAGCTACCTCAACGAGGATGGATCGTTTTCGCTATTCCGTGCTGACTGGAACCAGTCGGATTCATCCGTTTGGTTGACCGCATACTGTGCTCGCATTTTCTCGGAGGCATCGTTCTACGAGTACGAAAACTTTATCTACATCGATCCGATAGTGATTCAGAAAAACATTCACTACATATTGCAACATCAAAAGGAGGACGGGTCGTTCTGGGAAGTTACCTGGATGCCTGATAGAAAAGTCAACCACTCTTCGCCGGATGTCAGGAACGAAATCGTACGCTCCAAAAATATAACCCTAACGGCACATGTACTTATTACGCTGTCGTCGGTGAAGGATGTATCGGGG AGATTGGGATCAAGTGTGGCTCTTGCCGAGCAGAAGGCTCTCCGTTTCATTGAACGAAATATCGGCTTGATTAAGCAGTTTGGATCGGCTTATGAAATTTCGATTGTAAGCTACGCCTTGGCCAAGGCTAAAGCCCCCCAAGCGGAACACGCCTTCAAAATTCTAGCTAGTCGAATGAGATCGATAG GGGATCTCGCGTATTGGGGCAACGATGATGTGCCCATGCCGCCCACCAAGTTGGAAAATCAAAAGTACTTCACATTGCCGCGATTGCCGTACAAATACGATGCCCTGAACATCGAAACCACTGCCTATGCCCTGTTGACGTACGTTTCCCGGCAGGAGACGATCACTGTGGAACCAATAGTACGGTGGTTGAACTCGCAGCGTTTAACCGACGGTGGTTGGGCTTCCAGTCAGGACACCGGTATAGCGATGAAAGCACTGACCGAGTACAGCACCCGAAATCGAGTGGCGGACGTTACCTCGTTGACTCTCACAGTGGAGGCCACATCGTTGCCGGGGGCatcgaaaattttacacatCGGACAAAATAATCTGGCCGCCATCCAGGGTATCGAG aTTCCAAACGCCTGGGGTACCGTAAAAGTGCAGGCAAAGGGTGTTGGCTATGCTATACTTCAGATGCACGTGGAGTACTCGGTTGACGCACAGAAATTCCAAACAGAGCCTCCGGTGCGAGCATTCGATCTGACGACTAGGACAATCTTCCACGGTAGGAATCAGTCGCACATTAGCTATGTTGTCTGTCAACG CTGGACTAATACCGAAGAATCAATTCGATCTGGAATGGCTGTACTAGATGTCGCGGTGCCAACGGGATACATCATCCAACAGCAGCGACTAGATTCGTACATCCTGAGCAAACGGGTGCGCAATCTGCAGCGAGCTCGTTTCCAGGAGCGGAAAGTACTATTCTACTTTGACTAT CTGGACAACGATCCTGTTTGCGTAAACTTTACCTTAGAGAGGTGGATGCCTGTAGCAAATATGTCCCGCTACCTGCCGATTCGAGTGTACGATTACTATGCACCAG aacGTTTCAACGAAACCATCTTCGATTCACTGCAAACATATCTGTTGAACATCTGCGAGGTGTGCGGCAGTTCCCAGTGTCCGTACTGTTCCATCTACAACGGGGCCATCAGAAATCCTGTGCCGGTGTTGCTGCTTCTGCTGGCCAGTAGTTTTATCATCGCTCGCCACTATCGGATAGTCAATCCTAACAGTTGGATCTTCTGGAACGATTAA